The following proteins are co-located in the Cyanobacteria bacterium GSL.Bin1 genome:
- the pyk gene encoding pyruvate kinase codes for MELQNSSRRTKIVATVGPATLKPDVLRDLIKAGATTLRLNFSHGTQEDHQRSIRLIRQTAFELNQPVAILQDLQGPKIRLGEFEKGSITLAKGDPFILTSDPMMGTQEKSYVSYDLLAEEVPPGATILLDDGRVEMKVEEVYPEKKEVHGRVVVGGVLSNNKGVNFPGVYLSVRALTDKDRRDLMFGLDQGVDWIALSFVRNPQDVLEIKEIISSAGKSVPVIAKIEKHEAIEQMEAILSLCDGVMVARGDLGVELPAEDVPILQKRLIQTANRLGIPVITATQMLDSMVANARPTRAEVSDVANAILDGTDAVMLSNETAVGQHPVEAVATMARIADRMEREKPKPSDQLDTTRTIPNAISSAVSQISRQLDAAAIMTLTKTGATARNVSKFRPQTRILAVTPHVDVARQLQLVWGVKPLLVLDLPSTGQTFKAALNVAQEKGLLAEGDLVVMTAGTLQGVSGSTDLIKVEVVTAVLGRGVGIGHGTVSGRARVAKSANDVGNFRPGEILVVPKTNADYVEAIRKATGIITEESSLTSHAAVIGLRLGIPVIVGFEEATQTIREGAILSLDAQRGLVFSGAVPAGGHLNEGAGTGVPLPS; via the coding sequence ATGGAACTGCAAAATTCATCCCGCCGAACGAAAATTGTTGCGACTGTTGGTCCTGCCACACTCAAACCCGATGTCTTGCGCGATTTAATTAAAGCAGGGGCGACCACCCTCCGACTCAACTTTTCTCATGGCACCCAAGAGGATCACCAAAGAAGCATCCGCCTGATTCGTCAAACCGCCTTTGAACTCAATCAACCCGTTGCCATCTTACAAGACTTACAAGGACCGAAAATTCGCCTCGGTGAATTTGAAAAGGGTTCGATTACTCTGGCCAAAGGAGATCCCTTTATTCTCACTAGCGATCCGATGATGGGTACTCAAGAAAAAAGTTATGTCAGTTATGACTTACTGGCTGAGGAAGTTCCTCCCGGTGCAACCATTTTGCTTGATGATGGTCGCGTTGAAATGAAAGTCGAGGAAGTCTATCCAGAGAAAAAGGAGGTCCATGGGCGTGTTGTAGTTGGGGGAGTTCTCTCCAATAATAAAGGGGTCAATTTTCCAGGAGTCTATTTATCCGTTCGTGCTTTAACGGATAAAGATCGTCGGGACTTAATGTTTGGTTTAGATCAAGGCGTTGATTGGATCGCCTTGAGTTTTGTCCGCAACCCCCAAGATGTTTTAGAGATTAAGGAAATTATTTCCAGTGCCGGCAAATCTGTGCCCGTCATTGCCAAAATTGAAAAGCATGAAGCCATTGAACAGATGGAAGCGATTTTATCGCTTTGTGATGGGGTAATGGTAGCGCGCGGTGACCTCGGCGTTGAATTACCAGCCGAAGATGTCCCCATTTTGCAAAAGCGACTGATTCAAACCGCAAATCGTTTGGGAATTCCTGTCATTACGGCTACTCAAATGTTAGATAGCATGGTGGCCAATGCTCGTCCTACTCGCGCCGAAGTTTCTGACGTTGCCAATGCAATTTTAGATGGGACAGATGCGGTCATGCTGTCCAATGAAACCGCGGTTGGACAACATCCCGTAGAAGCGGTAGCCACAATGGCGCGAATTGCCGACCGCATGGAACGGGAAAAACCCAAGCCCTCCGACCAACTCGATACAACACGCACTATTCCCAATGCAATTTCGAGTGCAGTTAGTCAAATTTCCCGTCAGTTGGATGCTGCTGCCATTATGACCTTAACCAAAACCGGGGCAACGGCGAGAAATGTTTCAAAATTCCGTCCGCAGACCCGCATTTTAGCGGTCACGCCTCATGTTGATGTGGCGCGTCAACTGCAACTGGTTTGGGGAGTGAAACCTCTGCTCGTTCTAGATTTACCGTCTACTGGACAAACCTTCAAAGCTGCCTTAAATGTCGCGCAAGAAAAAGGGCTACTGGCAGAAGGAGACTTAGTTGTCATGACTGCCGGCACTTTGCAAGGTGTTTCCGGATCAACTGATTTGATCAAAGTAGAAGTTGTGACTGCGGTTTTGGGTCGGGGGGTGGGCATTGGTCACGGTACCGTTAGTGGTCGCGCCCGTGTGGCAAAAAGTGCGAACGATGTGGGAAACTTTCGTCCTGGGGAAATTCTAGTGGTTCCCAAGACGAATGCTGATTATGTTGAGGCAATCCGTAAAGCAACAGGAATTATCACTGAAGAAAGCAGTCTGACGAGCCATGCGGCAGTGATTGGTTTACGCCTGGGGATTCCTGTCATTGTTGGTTTTGAAGAAGCAACGCAAACGATTCGAGAAGGGGCAATCTTAAGTCTGGATGCTCAACGGGGGTTAGTCTTTTCGGGTGCGGTTCCGGCTGGGGGTCATTTGAATGAGGGTGCTGGTACGGGGGTTCCACTCCCTTCTTAA